The following are encoded in a window of Castanea sativa cultivar Marrone di Chiusa Pesio chromosome 9, ASM4071231v1 genomic DNA:
- the LOC142610422 gene encoding putative disease resistance protein RGA1, with translation MTEFVYSVAANVIDKIVSLAYQEICSPWGISEDMKKLELTMSTIQAVLLDAEEKQVKNRGLTVWLVQLKDVFHDAEDVLDEFECEALQRKGVETHGNTREKVLESVSYSSFNPLGFSYKMCHKIKGIRKRLEELAKDRALFHLEERSEDQHIVHREREMTHSFVRDSNVIGRVDDKQKIITLLMHPGDNIGNVHVISIVGIGGLGKTTLAQWVYNDERVAKSFDSKIWVCVSEDFNILKLAKKILKSAGGEIGDNMSMDEVQASLRSILKENRFFIVLDDVWNEDRNKWIDLKNLLIEGGQGSKILVTTRSHKVAIAMAPGPIQNIKGLSDDDCLSLFLRCAFNEGEHEPYPKLVEIGKQIVKKCSGVPLAVKTLESLLYSKIEERDWISIRDNEIWKLEQKEGDILSALKLSYNQLPSYLKQCFAFCSLYPKDFRYNNFDLIQSWMANGLFKKSNKNIEELEDIGEQYIKELLSRSFFQKDVDYGTIFMTFKMHDLLHDLALYVAQNDYCLVENINNTNKFEKSRHVSILDHKLGVDARITFLHKLSNNTRTINFSCEDWAKYEEDGLASIKINESLVETCISRFKHLRLLNLRFSKLETLSSSIGTLKHLRYLNLHGNKQIKKLPNSICDLQNLETLILLDCQELEELPRDIKKMVSLRFFFITTKQMCLPKNGIEYMCSLRNLTLVKCPRLESFNEGFQRLTALRNFGFVDCKSLTSLPQGLKYLTALGYLGIRNCEKLNFMEGVDYPMRLRTLYISKLPQLVTLPQWLIQSASTLQFIYIYNCKNLEELPKWLPNLSSLRKLLIWDCPKLSSLPDDMDRLTALRELEIGFCYELRRNYEREVGKDWAKIAHIPQVKFTPN, from the coding sequence ATGACGGAGTTCGTCTATTCCGTTGCAGCAAATGTCATTGACAAGATAGTGTCCCTTGCTTATCAAGAGATTTGCTCGCCATGGGGCATTTCCGAAGATATGAAAAAGCTTGAGCTCACCATGTCCACCATCCAAGCTGTGCTGCTTGATGCTGAGGAGAAGCAAGTGAAGAACCGAGGCCTGACTGTCTGGTTGGTGCAACTCAAAGATGTCTTCCATGATGCTGAGGACGTGCTAGATGAATTCGAATGCGAAGCTCTACAGAGGAAAGGGGTGGAAACACATGGAAACACTCGTGAAAAGGTACTTGAATCcgtttcttattcttcttttaacCCGCTTGGCTTTAGTTATAAAATGTGTCATAAAATCAAGGGGATAAGAAAGAGGCTGGAAGAGCTAGCAAAGGACAGAGCTCTGTTTCATCTTGAGGAGCGGTCAGAAGATCAGCATATTGTGCacagggagagagagatgacCCACTCATTTGTTCGTGATTCTAATGTTATTGGGAGGGTTGATGATAAGCAGAAGATAATCACTCTTTTGATGCACCCAGGCGACAATATTGGTAATGTTCATGTGATTTCAATAGTTGGAATCGGTGGTCTGGGCAAGACCACACTTGCTCAATGGGTGTATAACGATGAAAGGGTAGCTAAAAGTTTCGACTCCAAAATATGGGTGTGTGTGTCAGAAGactttaatattttgaaattagcaaaaaaaatcctcaaatcTGCAGGTGGTGAAATTGGTGATAATATGAGTATGGATGAAGTGCAGGCTAGTTTACGAAgtattttaaaggaaaatagattttttattgttttggatgATGTTTGGAACGAGGATCGTAACAAATGGATTGACTTAAAGAATTTGTTAATAGAAGGAGGACAAGGAAGTAAAATTCTCGTTACTACACGTAGTCACAAAGTTGCCATAGCAATGGCTCCTGGACCAATCCAAAACATAAAAGGTCTTTCAGATGATGATTGTTTGTCCTTGTTCTTAAGATGCGCATTCAATGAAGGAGAGCATGAACCATATCCAAAATTGGTAGAGATCGGAAAACAAATAGTGAAAAAATGCAGTGGTGTTCCTTTGGCTGTGAAGACTTTAGAAAGCTTACTTTATTCTAAAATTGAGGAGCGTGATTGGATCTCTATAAGGGATAATGAGATATGGAAACTAGAGCAAAAGGAAGGCGACATTTTATCTGCATTAAAATTGAGTTATAATCAGTTGCCATCATACTTGAAACAATGTTTTGCTTTTTGCTCATTGTATCCAAAAGATTTTAGATATAATAATTTCGACTTAATTCAGTCTTGGATGGCAAATGGGCTCTTCAAAAagtccaacaaaaatattgaagaGTTGGAAGATATTGGAGAGCAATATATAaaagagttattatcaagaTCTTTCTTTCAAAAAGATGTAGACTATGGCACTATTTTTATGACATTTAAAATGCATGATTTGTTACATGATCTTGCATTATATGTTGCTCAAAATGATTATTGCTTAGTTGAAAACATTAATAACACCAACAAATTTGAAAAGTCTAGACACGTTTCAATTTTGGACCATAAGTTGGGTGTTGATGCAAGGATAACGTTTTTACACAAGTTGAGTAACAACACAAGGACTATTAATTTCTCATGTGAAGATTGGGCAAAATATGAAGAAGATGGACTTGCTTCTATTAAGATTAATGAATCGTTGGTGGAAACATGCATCTCAAGGTTTAAGCACCTTCGATTGCTAAAtttaagattttcaaagttGGAGACGTTGTCAAGCTCAATTGGTACTTTGAAGCATTTGAGATATCTAAACTTACATGGAAATAAGCAAATTAAGAAATTGCCTAATTCCATTTGTGATCTACAAAATTTGGAAACTTTGATATTATTGGACTGTCAAGAGCTTGAAGAGTTGCCAAGGGATATAAAAAAGATGGTAAGcctcagatttttttttataaccacAAAGCAAATGTGTTTACCCAAGAATGGAATTGAGTACATGTGTTCTCTTCGAAATTTGACCTTGGTGAAATGTCCTAGACTAGAGTCTTTTAATGAAGGCTTCCAACGCCTCACCGCCCTTCGCAACTTTGGCTTCGTAGATTGTAAAAGTCTGACATCTTTGCCACAAGGTCTGAAATACCTAACCGCATTGGGATATCTGGGAATTAGAAATTGtgaaaaacttaattttatgGAAGGGGTTGACTACCCGATGAGGCTTCGAACACTCTATATTTCTAAATTGCCACAATTGGTGACTTTGCCCCAATGGCTTATACAATCTGCGAGCACtttacaatttatatatatttataattgcaagaacttggAGGAATTGCCAAAGTGGCTTCCCAATCTCAGTTCTCTTCGCAAACTTCTGATTTGGGATTGCCCAAAATTATCTTCTCTACCAGACGATATGGATCGTCTCACTGCCCTGAGAGAATTGGAGATTGGTTTTTGTTATGAATTGAGAAGAAATTATGAGCGCGAAGTCGGCAAAGATTGGGCCAAGATAGCCCACATCCCTCAGGTCAAATTTACTCCTAATTAG